One genomic region from Kamptonema formosum PCC 6407 encodes:
- a CDS encoding hybrid sensor histidine kinase/response regulator — MTANTLELEKLPAREKQFQYRLRSILILVSLLVAGYMGNYFGFPIIFHLDWLFGSIFVMLVVGLYGLGWGTIAAMISSAYTISIWNHPYGFILFTLEAIVVGWGLKRRSNNLLLVDVVFWGIMGFPLFWLLYGVIGKIPFQSVLLISFKNPINQICNALIASLILTHTPITKWLRVKNSRTHAFEQTLLNLLVAFVLLPAMLLTIWNCQDATLTEQKSVLANLEDVRQNASKNLLDWHQQSLVKLQALASREQERDLLDEAGMQEKIKIVQETIPEFRNLYTTDTEGNILNSTAVQNINQKAAKLDFLPFQTLLTAKQPMLSEVVTVSNLPTIIQTVPIFQSEQLVGQVLAEIDINTLKKRLLNSQTELIKSVSLLDRQNRIIASNRSELKLGEIFDRDGNGEIRQLNQNTHIWIPNLSKTSKVVRWRKSFYVQNSPIGGDLPWIIAIEEANASHLLALDRIYTKSFAILMVLAILSPLLAKTISSSLVKPLLELANLTSNLPDKLTEQQSLQIPGSPITEINTLSSNFQVMAGALQDKFQEIQQVNVEIQQAKEFADAANNAKSEFLANMSHELRTPLNGILGYAQILQRSEPLSEKGHKGIDIIYQCGSHLLTLINDILDLSKIEARKLDLYPAPLHLPSFLQNVIEINRIRAEQKGITFDYQANSQLPIGVYADEKRLRQVLINLLGNAIKFTDKGSVTFKVEPIGQKIRFQIADTGTGMTSEQVEKIFLPFEQVGDTKKQAEGTGLGLAISHKIVALMGSEITVDSIPGEGSTFSFEVELPEAEDWASTSRLVPEGKIVSYAGEKRRILVIDDRWENRSVIVNLLEPIGFEVIEAANGIEGIEQALKTLPDLTITDLSMPIMDGFEFLRQLRSHPQLQNQIAIVSSASVFEIDRHNSLKAGGNDFLPKPVQAETLLEILQSHLQLEWIYDTNNSENENSELATDEIQPPAIEILNQLFELAQDGELDGIIEVAQQIQQGNTAAFAGQLIRLADACEIRQLRALIQHYLP, encoded by the coding sequence ATGACAGCAAATACGCTAGAATTAGAGAAATTACCTGCGAGAGAAAAGCAGTTCCAATATCGCTTAAGATCGATACTTATCTTGGTATCCCTGCTAGTTGCAGGATACATGGGTAACTATTTCGGATTTCCCATTATCTTTCATCTAGACTGGCTATTTGGCAGTATTTTTGTCATGCTAGTTGTCGGATTATATGGCTTAGGTTGGGGAACTATAGCCGCCATGATTTCCAGCGCCTATACAATCTCGATCTGGAATCATCCCTATGGATTTATTCTATTCACCCTAGAAGCGATTGTTGTTGGATGGGGACTGAAACGGCGCAGTAACAATTTATTATTAGTCGATGTAGTTTTTTGGGGAATCATGGGATTTCCTCTGTTTTGGTTACTCTATGGCGTTATCGGGAAAATTCCCTTTCAAAGTGTTTTATTGATTTCGTTCAAAAATCCAATTAACCAAATTTGTAACGCTCTAATTGCCAGTCTAATTTTGACTCATACACCTATTACTAAATGGCTGCGTGTCAAGAATAGCAGGACTCATGCCTTTGAACAAACTCTCCTCAACTTGTTAGTGGCTTTTGTCTTATTACCAGCAATGTTACTGACCATTTGGAACTGTCAGGATGCAACTTTAACAGAACAAAAAAGTGTTTTAGCTAATTTGGAAGATGTTAGACAAAATGCCAGTAAAAATCTTCTAGACTGGCATCAGCAAAGCTTGGTTAAACTACAAGCCTTGGCCTCGCGCGAGCAGGAGAGGGATTTGTTGGACGAGGCGGGAATGCAGGAAAAAATAAAAATTGTTCAAGAAACAATACCAGAGTTTCGCAATCTCTACACTACAGATACAGAGGGAAACATTCTAAATTCAACTGCCGTTCAAAACATTAATCAAAAAGCAGCCAAGCTTGATTTTTTGCCGTTTCAGACTTTATTAACAGCAAAACAGCCGATGCTTTCTGAGGTAGTAACGGTATCCAATTTACCGACAATTATTCAGACAGTACCGATTTTTCAGAGCGAGCAACTTGTGGGGCAAGTCTTAGCAGAAATTGATATCAATACTTTGAAAAAAAGGTTGCTTAATAGTCAAACTGAATTAATCAAGTCTGTGAGTCTGTTGGATCGGCAAAATCGAATTATTGCCAGCAATCGCAGCGAATTAAAGCTAGGAGAAATCTTCGATCGAGATGGGAATGGTGAAATTCGCCAGCTTAATCAAAATACTCATATTTGGATACCGAACCTATCTAAAACCTCTAAGGTTGTGCGTTGGAGAAAATCATTTTACGTACAAAATAGTCCTATTGGTGGCGACCTACCTTGGATAATAGCGATCGAAGAAGCTAATGCTTCCCATCTACTAGCGCTCGATCGAATTTATACCAAAAGCTTCGCTATTTTGATGGTGCTTGCCATTCTATCACCCCTCCTAGCCAAAACCATCAGCAGCAGTCTGGTTAAGCCTTTACTAGAACTTGCCAATCTCACTAGCAATTTGCCAGATAAACTCACAGAACAACAATCCCTGCAAATTCCTGGTAGTCCAATTACTGAAATTAACACCCTCTCCAGTAACTTCCAAGTCATGGCAGGTGCTCTCCAAGATAAATTTCAAGAAATTCAGCAAGTCAATGTGGAGATTCAGCAGGCTAAAGAATTTGCAGATGCGGCAAACAATGCCAAAAGCGAATTTCTTGCTAACATGAGTCATGAATTGCGAACGCCGCTTAATGGTATTCTTGGCTATGCCCAAATCTTGCAGCGCAGCGAACCTCTCAGCGAAAAAGGACACAAAGGCATCGATATTATCTACCAATGCGGCTCTCATTTACTAACCTTAATTAACGATATTTTAGACCTCTCCAAAATCGAAGCCCGCAAACTAGATTTGTATCCGGCACCTTTGCACTTACCCTCATTTCTACAAAATGTTATCGAAATCAATCGCATCCGGGCCGAACAAAAAGGCATTACCTTTGATTACCAAGCTAATTCCCAGCTACCTATCGGAGTTTATGCTGATGAAAAACGTTTGCGTCAGGTTTTAATTAATCTATTGGGTAATGCGATCAAATTCACCGACAAAGGTAGTGTTACTTTTAAAGTTGAACCTATCGGTCAAAAAATTCGCTTTCAAATTGCAGATACCGGAACCGGTATGACTTCAGAGCAAGTCGAAAAAATCTTTCTGCCCTTTGAACAAGTCGGCGATACTAAAAAGCAAGCCGAAGGTACGGGATTGGGATTAGCAATTAGTCATAAAATTGTGGCGCTAATGGGGAGTGAAATTACTGTCGATAGTATTCCTGGTGAAGGTAGCACCTTTTCCTTTGAAGTAGAATTACCTGAAGCTGAAGATTGGGCAAGCACTTCTCGATTAGTCCCGGAAGGGAAGATAGTTAGTTATGCCGGTGAGAAGCGGCGCATATTAGTTATAGACGATCGCTGGGAAAATCGATCGGTTATAGTCAATCTGTTAGAACCCATCGGCTTTGAAGTCATTGAAGCTGCCAACGGGATCGAAGGCATCGAACAGGCGCTGAAAACCTTACCCGATTTAACTATTACCGACTTAAGTATGCCTATAATGGATGGGTTTGAATTTTTGCGTCAACTCCGTTCCCATCCCCAATTACAAAACCAGATTGCGATCGTCTCTTCTGCCAGCGTATTTGAGATCGATCGCCATAATAGCCTGAAGGCAGGAGGCAATGATTTCTTGCCCAAACCCGTGCAAGCTGAAACTTTGCTCGAGATCCTTCAAAGCCACCTGCAATTAGAGTGGATTTACGACACAAATAATAGCGAGAACGAGAATTCTGAGTTAGCAACCGATGAAATTCAGCCACCAGCCATAGAAATCTTAAACCAACTCTTTGAACTTGCACAAGATGGCGAACTAGACGGTATTATTGAAGTAGCACAACAAATTCAACAGGGTAATACGGCTGCTTTTGCCGGACAACTGATCCGCCTTGCCGATGCTTGCGAAATCCGACAACTGCGGGCATTGATCCAACACTATTTGCCTTGA
- a CDS encoding sensor histidine kinase, translating into MAQPTQPFILIVDDNTTNLSVLSQALKAAQYKVRMATDGEDALAQVERHHPELILLDIEMPNMDGFETCRRLQANPTTQGIPIIFMTSLADTEKKVKGLSLGAVDYITKPFEASEVLARIKVHWRLKQLTDSLERQVSERTQALEQAQVQLVQQEKLSALGELVAGVAHEINNPLGCIVGNVNAAEDYINDLLEIIDLYAEKFPQPGAEIEAKLKEIDLDYLREDLPKLIGAMKDGGERITTISKSLRIFSRADSDVKQDFNIHDGIDSTVMILRHRLKANNYRPEIKVIAKYGNLPEIKCFPGQLNQVFINLLANAIDAIDEGNQGLTYAEIQARSNHIIIKTELSPQQQVVIRIQDNGKGMTEEVKKRIFDRLFTTKGVGKGTGLGLAIAHQIIVDKHHGSIGVNSSLGAGTEFVITLPLKMV; encoded by the coding sequence ATGGCTCAGCCTACCCAACCTTTTATCTTGATTGTGGATGATAATACAACTAATCTATCTGTGCTATCTCAAGCCTTGAAAGCTGCCCAGTATAAAGTACGCATGGCTACAGATGGCGAAGATGCTCTGGCACAGGTAGAGCGCCACCATCCCGAATTAATCCTGCTAGATATTGAAATGCCGAACATGGATGGTTTTGAAACCTGTCGCCGCCTGCAAGCTAACCCTACTACCCAAGGGATTCCCATCATTTTTATGACATCCCTAGCGGATACCGAAAAGAAAGTCAAAGGCTTATCTTTAGGCGCTGTTGATTACATTACCAAACCCTTTGAAGCATCGGAAGTGTTAGCTCGGATCAAAGTTCATTGGCGATTGAAGCAGCTTACTGACTCTTTGGAACGGCAAGTTTCCGAGCGAACCCAAGCTCTGGAACAGGCTCAAGTGCAACTGGTGCAACAGGAGAAACTCTCGGCACTGGGGGAGTTGGTGGCTGGGGTTGCCCACGAAATTAACAATCCTCTCGGTTGCATTGTTGGCAATGTCAATGCTGCTGAAGATTACATTAATGACTTGTTAGAAATTATCGATCTCTATGCTGAGAAATTTCCCCAGCCTGGTGCAGAAATTGAAGCTAAACTCAAAGAGATCGACTTAGATTATCTTCGCGAAGATTTACCAAAACTGATTGGCGCGATGAAAGATGGAGGGGAGCGCATCACGACTATCAGTAAGAGTCTCCGCATTTTCTCTCGCGCTGATAGCGATGTTAAGCAAGATTTTAATATTCACGATGGCATCGATAGCACGGTGATGATTTTACGCCATCGCCTTAAAGCTAACAATTATCGTCCTGAAATTAAAGTGATTGCAAAGTATGGCAATCTGCCAGAAATTAAATGTTTTCCGGGTCAACTTAATCAGGTGTTTATAAATTTGTTAGCCAATGCGATCGATGCGATCGATGAAGGCAATCAAGGGCTTACTTATGCCGAGATTCAAGCTCGGAGTAACCATATTATTATCAAAACCGAATTATCACCGCAACAACAAGTAGTTATTCGGATTCAAGATAATGGTAAGGGGATGACTGAGGAGGTAAAGAAAAGGATTTTCGATCGCTTATTTACTACCAAAGGAGTTGGGAAAGGCACGGGGTTAGGGTTGGCGATTGCCCATCAAATTATAGTTGATAAGCATCATGGATCGATCGGTGTCAATTCTTCACTAGGAGCAGGAACAGAGTTTGTTATCACCTTACCACTTAAAATGGTATAG
- a CDS encoding alpha/beta fold hydrolase yields MYLSLRNSRVKLSVGQIFWREIGSGADVVFLHGSLHDSAQWLPVIERLGADYHCFAPDLLGFGESEPAARKIHYSIELEVECLAEYLETLKLRQFYLVAHSLGGWIAASYALKYSDRVLGLVLLAPEGLKVGSLKQRWLWARWLWVLPTAGLGVLRSLSPVARILGVQKKLEGLIQLKQGLSKSPAAAKLLFDRRQVEIQGELLDDRACWLKIPMLILQGSEDKAVSLSLSQSYAGLAPKAEMQVVSGGGSNLPQEVPEAIAQHIRKFISQYY; encoded by the coding sequence ATGTATTTATCGCTCCGTAATTCCCGCGTAAAGCTCTCTGTTGGGCAAATCTTCTGGCGTGAAATCGGCTCTGGTGCTGATGTGGTATTCTTGCATGGCTCGTTGCATGACAGTGCTCAATGGCTACCCGTGATTGAACGTTTAGGTGCCGATTACCATTGTTTTGCACCCGATTTGCTGGGTTTTGGTGAGTCTGAGCCGGCGGCTCGCAAGATTCACTATTCGATTGAGTTAGAGGTTGAGTGTTTGGCTGAGTATTTGGAGACTTTGAAACTGCGGCAGTTTTATTTAGTTGCTCATTCTCTGGGAGGCTGGATTGCGGCGAGTTATGCGTTGAAGTATTCGGATCGAGTTTTGGGTTTGGTACTTTTGGCACCAGAGGGGTTGAAGGTAGGATCTTTAAAGCAGCGCTGGTTGTGGGCGAGGTGGTTGTGGGTGCTGCCGACTGCTGGTTTAGGGGTATTGCGATCGCTCTCTCCTGTGGCTAGAATTTTGGGCGTTCAAAAAAAACTTGAGGGATTGATCCAACTGAAGCAAGGTTTATCTAAGTCGCCTGCGGCTGCTAAGCTTTTGTTCGATCGCAGACAGGTAGAAATTCAAGGAGAGTTATTGGACGATCGCGCCTGTTGGCTGAAGATACCTATGTTGATTTTACAAGGGTCGGAAGATAAGGCAGTAAGTTTGTCACTGAGCCAATCCTACGCTGGGCTAGCTCCTAAAGCCGAAATGCAAGTTGTTAGTGGCGGGGGGAGCAATTTGCCGCAGGAAGTACCGGAGGCGATCGCTCAACACATTCGCAAGTTTATCAGTCAATATTATTGA
- a CDS encoding NUDIX domain-containing protein, which translates to MRRLWQIGQTVLGLIFRHPITGTSVIPLLPDGRIVLIRRRDNGLWALPGGMVDWGEDILTSVRRELAEETGLELVKIRRLVGVYSAPDRDPRIHSICVVVEAEVQGNMQAYDTLEVSEVQAFFPASLPEGKLSHDHSQQLQDYFNGLTTLA; encoded by the coding sequence ATGCGTCGATTGTGGCAGATTGGACAAACGGTATTGGGCCTGATCTTTCGTCACCCCATCACCGGCACTAGCGTTATCCCTTTATTGCCAGACGGTAGAATAGTCTTAATTCGCCGCCGTGATAATGGTTTATGGGCATTGCCGGGGGGAATGGTAGACTGGGGCGAAGATATTCTCACCTCCGTCCGCCGCGAATTAGCCGAGGAAACAGGCTTAGAATTAGTGAAGATTCGCCGTTTAGTGGGCGTATACTCTGCTCCCGATCGCGATCCGAGAATTCATTCTATTTGTGTAGTGGTGGAAGCGGAAGTGCAAGGTAATATGCAAGCCTACGATACCCTTGAGGTTAGCGAGGTTCAAGCTTTCTTTCCGGCTTCGTTGCCAGAGGGTAAGCTCAGCCATGACCACAGCCAGCAGTTACAAGACTATTTTAATGGTCTGACGACTCTGGCTTAA
- the bcp gene encoding thioredoxin-dependent thiol peroxidase codes for MTLNPGDLAPDFSLPDAQGNQISLADLRGVRVVLYFYPRDNTPGCTKEACGFRNIYSEFQSRNIAVFGVSTDDAKSHAKFVNKYQLPFPLLCDEGGKVATAYGCYGLKKFMGKEYVGITRMTYAIAPDGRIEKIYRKVKPESHAEEVLADFLAVLSPES; via the coding sequence ATGACCCTTAACCCTGGAGATTTAGCTCCTGACTTCAGCTTACCCGACGCTCAAGGCAACCAAATCAGCCTCGCAGATTTGCGAGGAGTGCGAGTTGTGCTGTATTTTTACCCTCGCGATAACACTCCCGGCTGTACTAAAGAAGCTTGCGGCTTCCGCAATATATACTCCGAGTTCCAGTCTCGGAATATCGCTGTATTCGGTGTCAGCACCGACGATGCCAAATCCCACGCTAAATTTGTGAACAAATATCAACTACCTTTTCCCTTGCTGTGCGATGAGGGGGGTAAAGTCGCTACCGCTTACGGTTGCTATGGGCTCAAGAAATTTATGGGCAAAGAATATGTGGGCATCACCCGGATGACTTATGCGATCGCTCCAGATGGTAGGATTGAAAAAATCTACCGCAAAGTCAAACCAGAATCCCATGCAGAGGAAGTTTTAGCCGACTTTTTAGCAGTCTTAAGTCCTGAGTCGTGA
- the argH gene encoding argininosuccinate lyase has protein sequence MTTDPKTWSQRFESALHPAIARFNASISFDIELIEYDITGSVAHATMLAKTGIISAAEGEQLVAGLEQIRLEYQQGFFKPGVEAEDVHFAVEKRLTEITGDVGKKLHTARSRNDQVGTDTRLYLRAEIAKIRHQLREFQYVLLSIAEQNVETLIPGYTHLQRAQPLSLAHHLLAYFEMADRDWERLGDVSKRVNISPLGSGALAGTTFPIDRHFTAELLQFEGVYANSLDGVSDRDFAIEFLAAASLIMVHLSRLAEEIILWSTQEFGFITLKDSCATGSSIMPQKKNPDVPELVRGKTGRVFGHLQGMLVLMKGLPLAYNKDLQDDKEALFDSVKTVKACLEAMAVLMSEGIVFNGDRLAAAVAEDFSNATDVADYLAARGVPFREAYNLVGKVVKTCIVGGKLLKDLSIEEWKGLHPQFESDIYDAIAPRQVVAARNSYGGTGFEQVRKAIAAAHERLGH, from the coding sequence ATGACAACTGACCCTAAAACTTGGAGCCAAAGGTTTGAATCGGCGTTGCACCCTGCGATCGCACGTTTCAATGCCAGTATTAGTTTTGACATTGAACTGATCGAATATGACATCACTGGTTCTGTAGCTCATGCAACAATGTTGGCTAAAACTGGGATAATTTCTGCGGCGGAAGGCGAACAACTGGTTGCTGGTTTGGAACAGATTCGCCTGGAATATCAGCAAGGCTTTTTTAAGCCGGGAGTTGAGGCGGAAGATGTCCACTTTGCTGTCGAAAAGCGACTAACGGAAATTACTGGGGATGTGGGCAAAAAGTTGCACACGGCGCGATCGCGCAATGACCAAGTGGGTACTGATACCCGCCTTTACCTGCGGGCAGAAATTGCCAAAATTCGCCACCAATTGAGGGAATTTCAATATGTTTTACTCAGCATCGCTGAGCAGAATGTAGAAACCTTGATTCCTGGTTACACTCACCTACAACGCGCTCAGCCTTTGAGTTTAGCTCATCATCTGTTAGCTTACTTTGAAATGGCAGACCGGGATTGGGAACGTCTGGGTGATGTGAGTAAGAGGGTGAATATTTCGCCTTTGGGTTCCGGGGCGCTGGCAGGAACTACTTTTCCCATTGACCGACATTTTACGGCGGAACTCTTGCAATTTGAAGGAGTTTATGCTAATAGCTTGGATGGAGTGAGCGATCGCGACTTTGCGATCGAATTTCTGGCAGCGGCCAGCTTGATCATGGTACATCTGAGTCGTTTAGCAGAAGAAATCATCCTCTGGTCAACTCAGGAATTTGGATTTATCACGCTCAAAGATAGCTGTGCTACGGGTTCCAGCATCATGCCCCAAAAGAAAAATCCCGATGTGCCCGAACTGGTGCGGGGAAAAACCGGGCGCGTCTTTGGTCACTTGCAAGGTATGCTAGTGCTAATGAAAGGTTTACCCTTGGCCTACAACAAAGATTTGCAAGACGATAAAGAAGCCTTGTTTGATAGCGTAAAAACCGTCAAAGCTTGCTTAGAAGCAATGGCGGTACTGATGAGCGAAGGAATTGTATTTAATGGCGATCGCCTAGCCGCTGCTGTGGCGGAAGACTTTTCCAACGCCACAGACGTAGCAGACTATCTAGCAGCACGGGGCGTACCTTTCCGGGAAGCGTACAACCTCGTAGGCAAAGTTGTCAAAACCTGCATCGTGGGGGGCAAACTCCTCAAAGATTTAAGCATTGAGGAGTGGAAAGGGTTGCACCCTCAGTTTGAGTCAGATATATACGATGCGATCGCTCCCCGGCAAGTAGTTGCAGCTCGTAATAGTTACGGCGGAACCGGATTCGAGCAAGTCAGAAAAGCAATTGCCGCAGCCCACGAGCGCCTTGGCCATTAG
- a CDS encoding PP2C family protein-serine/threonine phosphatase — MTAVPLPRPSPQPADRSPGRNPSEVTPVFALKELVARLHREQHNIQDMLSSLGFALRSFNNLNQFLELIPLVATRVTDADGGALVLFKPNGQVRFQQLHCQEGRQCQDMRKALEIATREVVAEMGNPLEAFPETFLQTSTASLDDQVSRYLGEDVHLFGAPILVKNSERGRLYVFSHDPEYVWTPSRQKLVRLVADQTAVAIANDELTVKLQEKERLDRELEIGAEIQLRLLPRQCPKIPGVDVAARCETASRVGGDYYDFIPADYDPLLKSREGEYPSSLLQNLKSKIEKGRWSIVIGDVMGKGVPAGLIMTMTRGMLRAEVLNRHSPSRILQHLNRVMYADLDNSHRFVTLFYSEYDPKTRILSYSNAAHNPPLLWQSATNSLKRLDTLGMLIGLDADSHYFEAQVQLSPGDTIIYYTDGFTDAANQRGDRFDEENLSAAFQWACHNYQESQAILDYLFDRVQQFIGLGNRNGDDMTLVVMRVKLSASGENTNDS, encoded by the coding sequence ATGACTGCTGTGCCTTTGCCAAGACCATCACCTCAACCGGCTGACCGCTCTCCCGGTCGTAATCCTTCAGAAGTAACGCCAGTTTTCGCACTTAAAGAACTGGTGGCGCGACTGCATCGGGAACAGCATAATATTCAAGATATGTTGAGTTCCTTGGGATTTGCCCTTCGTAGTTTTAACAATCTCAATCAATTCTTAGAGTTAATTCCTTTAGTCGCCACTCGCGTTACTGATGCTGACGGTGGAGCTCTGGTACTTTTTAAGCCAAATGGTCAAGTTAGGTTCCAGCAGTTGCACTGTCAGGAAGGTCGCCAGTGTCAAGATATGCGGAAAGCTCTGGAGATAGCAACTCGCGAAGTTGTGGCTGAGATGGGAAACCCTTTAGAGGCTTTTCCTGAAACTTTTCTGCAAACTTCTACTGCAAGTCTTGACGATCAAGTAAGCCGCTATTTGGGCGAGGATGTTCACTTGTTTGGAGCTCCTATTCTGGTGAAGAATTCCGAACGCGGTCGCCTCTATGTTTTTAGCCACGATCCCGAATATGTTTGGACTCCAAGTCGGCAGAAATTAGTCAGATTAGTAGCCGATCAAACAGCAGTTGCGATCGCAAATGACGAACTTACTGTTAAGTTACAAGAAAAAGAACGTTTAGACAGAGAATTAGAAATTGGAGCCGAAATTCAACTGCGGTTGCTTCCTCGACAATGCCCGAAGATTCCCGGCGTTGATGTGGCCGCTCGTTGCGAAACTGCTAGCCGAGTTGGGGGAGATTACTATGATTTTATTCCCGCTGATTATGACCCGCTTTTGAAATCCCGTGAAGGAGAATATCCTTCCTCCCTGCTACAAAATCTCAAATCTAAAATTGAAAAAGGTCGCTGGAGTATTGTGATTGGCGATGTCATGGGGAAAGGCGTACCTGCGGGTTTAATTATGACGATGACGCGGGGGATGCTACGAGCTGAAGTTTTAAACCGCCACTCGCCTTCTAGAATTCTCCAACATTTAAACCGGGTGATGTACGCGGATTTGGATAATTCCCACCGATTTGTGACTTTGTTTTATTCTGAGTACGATCCTAAAACGCGGATTCTATCTTACAGTAATGCGGCTCACAACCCACCTTTGCTCTGGCAGTCGGCAACAAATTCTCTTAAACGGCTAGATACTTTAGGAATGCTGATCGGTTTGGATGCAGATTCGCACTATTTTGAGGCGCAAGTGCAATTATCTCCGGGAGATACTATTATTTATTACACTGATGGTTTTACTGATGCTGCTAACCAAAGGGGCGATCGGTTTGATGAGGAAAACTTAAGTGCGGCTTTTCAGTGGGCTTGTCATAATTATCAAGAGTCCCAAGCTATTTTAGATTACTTGTTCGATCGAGTTCAGCAGTTTATTGGTCTGGGAAACCGCAATGGGGATGACATGACGCTTGTTGTAATGCGAGTAAAACTTTCTGCTTCAGGGGAAAATACAAATGATTCTTAA
- the ftsY gene encoding signal recognition particle-docking protein FtsY, whose product MVFNWFRRQYSDRPDDSQNDEAKSAEPETDSTESTPPEEEQPEAVAEDYLSWAKAAYKNIQQQKGLAETAEVSPPAVTEPLEVETAAEVSQVEESATPEIAPPEITEPVVEIPQIEESATPEVTPPEITESVAETPQIEESATPEVTPPEITEPVAETPQIEESATPEVTPPEITESVAELEIATQTLQISIAETPAEQTELIHPVEEVTTAKTPEIEAETSAPPLAISPETPGEATISASETPPSETTTAEPLPFWARAQAEREARIERLKETAIEEPEETIAAINSTAAEPSTVIDEEFPVDFDEGFVWSAEILASQGRRPDQISFEEITWLQKLRQGLERTRRSLINQLKAIVGQGPLNQDAVIEIESLLLQADVGVEATDIIVNALQQKLREEVLPPEQAIAYLKKLLRELLDKPCQESASGNPAYSLTFAPEKDTLNIWLIVGVNGAGKTTTIGKIAHLAQKSDYRTLIAAADTFRAAAVEQVKVWGARSDVEVIANPGKNTDPAAVVFDAIAAAQSRNTELLIVDTAGRLQNKKNLMDELSKIRRIIDKKAPGAVVESLLVLDATLGQNGLRQAEVFSEAAQLSGVVLTKLDGTAKGGVALAVVQQLGLPIRFIGVGESIEDLRPFSSYEFVEALLSG is encoded by the coding sequence ATGGTTTTTAATTGGTTTCGCCGCCAGTATAGCGATCGCCCCGACGACTCCCAAAACGACGAGGCTAAATCCGCTGAACCGGAAACTGATTCTACGGAATCAACGCCTCCAGAGGAAGAACAGCCTGAAGCCGTTGCTGAAGACTACCTAAGTTGGGCTAAAGCCGCCTATAAAAATATTCAGCAGCAAAAAGGACTGGCTGAAACCGCAGAAGTCTCGCCCCCAGCAGTTACGGAACCACTTGAGGTAGAAACCGCTGCGGAGGTTTCGCAGGTAGAGGAATCAGCTACACCTGAGATCGCGCCGCCAGAAATCACTGAACCTGTTGTTGAGATTCCCCAAATTGAGGAATCAGCCACACCAGAAGTTACGCCGCCAGAAATTACTGAATCTGTTGCTGAGACTCCCCAAATTGAGGAATCAGCTACACCAGAAGTTACACCGCCAGAAATTACTGAACCTGTTGCTGAGACTCCCCAAATTGAGGAATCAGCTACACCAGAAGTTACGCCGCCAGAAATTACTGAATCTGTTGCTGAACTAGAAATTGCTACACAAACTTTACAGATTTCTATAGCGGAAACACCTGCTGAACAAACAGAATTAATTCATCCAGTAGAAGAAGTAACAACAGCAAAAACACCAGAAATAGAAGCAGAAACCTCTGCACCACCGCTAGCGATTTCGCCAGAAACTCCAGGCGAAGCAACAATTTCTGCATCAGAAACTCCACCCTCAGAAACAACGACTGCCGAACCCTTACCATTTTGGGCAAGGGCCCAAGCTGAACGAGAAGCGCGGATCGAACGATTAAAAGAAACGGCAATTGAAGAACCAGAAGAAACGATCGCTGCTATTAATTCAACAGCAGCCGAACCTTCGACAGTTATTGATGAAGAATTTCCAGTTGATTTCGATGAGGGTTTCGTGTGGTCAGCAGAAATTTTAGCTTCTCAAGGTCGCCGTCCCGATCAAATTTCTTTTGAAGAAATTACTTGGCTACAAAAATTGCGGCAAGGGTTAGAGAGAACCCGCCGTAGTTTGATTAACCAGCTTAAAGCCATAGTTGGCCAAGGCCCCCTCAATCAAGATGCAGTGATCGAAATTGAGTCACTGCTATTGCAAGCAGATGTCGGAGTTGAGGCTACAGATATTATTGTTAATGCTTTGCAGCAAAAACTGCGAGAGGAAGTGTTACCTCCCGAACAAGCGATCGCTTATCTTAAAAAACTTTTACGCGAACTCCTCGATAAGCCTTGCCAAGAAAGCGCTTCTGGAAATCCTGCCTACAGCTTAACTTTTGCGCCAGAAAAAGATACCCTCAATATCTGGCTGATAGTTGGGGTTAATGGAGCTGGTAAAACTACAACTATTGGTAAAATAGCCCACCTTGCTCAGAAATCAGACTACCGAACCTTAATAGCGGCCGCTGATACTTTTCGGGCCGCCGCAGTAGAACAAGTGAAAGTGTGGGGAGCCCGTAGCGATGTAGAAGTGATTGCCAATCCTGGGAAAAATACTGACCCCGCTGCTGTAGTATTTGATGCGATCGCCGCTGCTCAATCACGAAATACAGAACTCTTAATTGTTGACACCGCCGGTCGCCTCCAAAACAAGAAAAATTTGATGGACGAACTTAGCAAAATCCGTCGCATTATAGACAAAAAAGCTCCCGGTGCTGTCGTAGAATCTCTATTAGTTTTGGATGCAACCTTGGGGCAAAATGGTTTGCGACAGGCTGAAGTTTTCTCAGAGGCAGCACAACTTAGTGGAGTAGTCTTGACAAAACTCGATGGAACTGCTAAAGGTGGTGTGGCACTGGCTGTAGTACAGCAGCTAGGTCTACCAATCCGGTTTATTGGTGTCGGGGAAAGCATCGAAGACCTCCGCCCTTTTTCTAGTTATGAGTTTGTAGAAGCGCTACTGAGTGGTTAA